One Eptesicus fuscus isolate TK198812 chromosome 11, DD_ASM_mEF_20220401, whole genome shotgun sequence genomic region harbors:
- the C11H2orf72 gene encoding uncharacterized protein C2orf72 homolog → MERELEALAARPALPAARPEPPFQALVEAAGGRGQVLLVGELWEREQSRALLRDFARAVFPPEPAAGKPGEAVAEGAGPGTPGARWVPGTARARAIHSTLVFVLCRASSLAAREPRRRLREMLRDVRDRRVAGAALVGVLVAEAGPEDAVAPMLRLLEALLRTVFGRQAGGPVQAAAYCPGHPASSLAVQTAASRALQAAGPARPAEGAWERPGLPALLACFSWGPWSRGKDPYATTSPSGPAQGNFREPEEELALTVILPNGDCEDPGKGSGACDGAAHTPAEPAGDSR, encoded by the exons ATGGAGCGCGAGCTGGAGGCGCTGGCGGCCCGGCCCGCGCTCCCGGCGGCCCGGCCCGAGCCTCCCTTCCAGGCGCTGGtggaggcggcgggcgggcgcgggcagGTGCTGCTGGTGGGCGAGCTGTGGGAGCGCGAGCAGAGCCGCGCGCTGCTGCGGGACTTCGCCCGGGCGGTGTTCCCGCCGGAGCCGGCCGCTGGCAAGCCGGGCGAAGCGGTGGCCGAGGGCGCCGGGCCCGGGACGCCGGGGGCGCGGTGGGTGCCCGGGACGGCCAGGGCGCGCGCTATCCACTCGACGCTCGTCTTCGTGCTGTGCCGCGCGTCGTCGCTGGCCGCCAGGGAGCCGCGGCGCCGCCTGCGGGAGATGCTGCGCGATGTGCGCGACCGGCGGGTGGCCGGCGCGGCGCTGGTCGGGGTGCTGGTGGCCGAGGCGGGGCCCGAGGACGCGGTGGCGCCGATGTTGCGGCTCCTGGAGGCGCTGCTGCGCACCGTGTTCGGCCGCCAGGCGGGAGGCCCGGTGCAGGCGGCCGCCTACTGCCCCGGCCACCCCGCCTCCAGCCTGGCCGTCCAGACCGCCGCTAGCAGGGCCCTGCAAGCAGCCGGACCCGCGCGACCAG cagaaggagcctgggagagACCCGGCCTCCCGGCGCTGTTGGCGTGCTTCTCCTGGGGTCCCTGGAGCCGGGGGAAGGACCCGTATGCCACCACCTCCCCCAGTGGTCCCGCTCAGG GTAACTTCCGGGAACCAGAGGAGGAGCTGGCGCTGACAGTCATACTTCCCAACGGAGACTGTGAGGATCCTGGAAAGGGGTCGGGAGCCTGTGACGGAGCTGCCCACACTCCCGCTGAGCCCGCTGGAGACTCCAGATGA
- the SPATA3 gene encoding spermatogenesis-associated protein 3 isoform X3 yields the protein MKKGKKKKPESKRRGSNSRHCSSESTSQQPSLGSSPKQPSVRSTPHQSSLGSTPQQNSLSCTPQQQRSSEFTPQQPCPESTPQQPISGSIPQQQPQSSEFTPQQPCPESTALQPISGSTPQQPASGSTPRQPSLGSIAQRPVIRALPAPQTSQSARGLLTQNTGTKTSHGSKKAGPPTRASPRPFCSCTTCPGSSACWRRLGLCHSRIFDVLLPRAWLTVSGRGFPNLLTFYRGPARKHTSHRNSRAPGSRDCSCGSGGPSNCLLRH from the exons ATGAAGAAGGGCAAAAAGAAGAAGCCAGAGTCCAAACGCCGTGGCTCCAACTCACGGCACTGTAGCTCTGAGTCCACCTCACAGCAGCCCAGCTTGGGGTCCTCCCCAAAGCAGCCCAGCGTGCGGTCCACCCCACATCAGTCCAGCTTGGGGTCCACCCCACAGCAGAACAGTTTATCTTGCACCCCACAGCAGCAACGGAGCTCTGAGTTTaccccccagcagccctgcccagagTCCACCCCCCAGCAGCCCATCTCTGGGTCCATcccacagcagcagccacagagctctGAGTTCaccccccagcagccctgcccagagTCCACCGCACTGCAGCCCATCTCGGGGTCCACCCCACAGCAGCCCGCCTCAGGGTCCACCCCACGGCAGCCCAGTTTGGGCTCCATCGCACAGAGGCCCGTGATCCgggccctcccagctccccaaaCCAGTCAGTCGGCTCGGGGCCTGCTGACTCAGAACACTGGCACAAAAACATCCCATGGATCCAAGAAAGCAG GGCCTCCGACTCGGGCGAGCCCACGCCCCTTCTGTTCCTGTACCACTTGCCCCGGCAGCTCTGCTTGCTGGCGTCGTCTGGGCCTGTGCCACAGCCGCATCTTCGATGTCCTTCTGCCTCGGGCCTGGCTGACCGTGTCAGGGAGAGGATTCCCAAACCTCCTCACCTTCTACAG AGGACCTGCAAGGAAGCACACCAGTCATCGTAATTCCCGTGCTCCAGGCTCTCGGGACTGCAGCTGTGGCTCTGGGGGCCCTAGCAACTGCCTACTACGTCATTGA